Proteins from a single region of Undibacterium sp. KW1:
- a CDS encoding DUF2167 domain-containing protein, with the protein MIAKQFLKWVLALFVAVFSHFAYAQNAAADAEVKAAFDEAKKVMQAGPAEIKMIDQAVLKVPAGQIFIPMPEAGRIMRAMGNSSDPSLLGAIFPEEGHWMIVARYQKSGYIKDDDAKDWNADDLLKSLKEGTEQGNKERVQRGIPEMQLVGWAEKPNYEAATHRLVWSAITKDKQSSSDRQGVNYNTYALGREGYISLNLVTALNDLPQQKSIAKDLLGRLEFTDGKRYSDFNISTDKVAEYGLAALVAGVAAKKLGLFALIFAFFAKFAKLALVAVVGLGALIGKLFGRNKA; encoded by the coding sequence ATGATCGCCAAGCAGTTTTTAAAGTGGGTATTAGCCTTATTTGTTGCAGTCTTTAGCCATTTTGCTTACGCGCAAAATGCGGCTGCCGATGCAGAAGTGAAAGCAGCATTCGACGAAGCAAAAAAAGTCATGCAGGCAGGTCCGGCAGAAATCAAAATGATAGATCAGGCAGTATTGAAAGTGCCAGCCGGCCAGATTTTTATCCCCATGCCTGAGGCTGGCCGCATCATGCGTGCCATGGGCAATTCATCTGACCCCAGTTTGCTTGGTGCCATCTTCCCGGAAGAAGGACACTGGATGATTGTCGCGCGCTACCAAAAATCTGGTTATATCAAGGATGATGATGCCAAAGACTGGAATGCTGACGACTTGCTGAAAAGCTTAAAGGAAGGTACCGAACAGGGAAATAAAGAACGTGTACAGCGTGGTATTCCTGAAATGCAACTGGTGGGCTGGGCAGAAAAACCGAATTATGAAGCTGCAACCCACAGGCTGGTATGGTCCGCGATCACCAAGGATAAGCAGAGCAGCAGCGACAGGCAGGGCGTGAACTACAATACCTATGCGCTGGGCCGTGAAGGCTATATCAGCCTGAACCTGGTGACGGCATTGAACGATTTGCCACAACAAAAATCCATCGCCAAAGATTTATTGGGGCGTCTGGAATTTACAGACGGCAAGCGTTACAGCGATTTCAATATCAGTACCGACAAAGTAGCTGAGTATGGCCTGGCAGCTCTGGTTGCCGGTGTCGCTGCCAAAAAGCTGGGCCTGTTTGCCCTCATCTTTGCTTTCTTTGCCAAGTTTGCCAAACTGGCGCTGGTTGCCGTGGTAGGCTTGGGCGCCTTGATAGGCAAGCTGTTCGGCCGCAATAAAGCTTGA
- the phoB gene encoding phosphate regulon transcriptional regulator PhoB, with protein sequence MATDTTILIVEDEPAIVELVSFSLRAAGWNTFAVNTTAEAWEYLQRRTPQLILLDWMLPDQSGLRLLSKIRSDRQFNEIPVIMLTAKSMEEDKIAGLDHGADDYVTKPFSPRELTARIKALLRRKSPEHAQTALTAGSVVLDPVSCTVKIEDNKVDIGHAEYKLLKFFMAHPERVFSRSQLLDKVWGDHVVIEERTVDVHVLRLRKVLKNAESLIKTVRSVGYMLSEK encoded by the coding sequence ATGGCTACAGACACAACAATACTCATCGTAGAAGATGAACCGGCAATCGTAGAACTGGTCAGTTTTTCCCTTCGTGCGGCAGGCTGGAACACTTTTGCTGTCAATACGACGGCTGAGGCCTGGGAGTATTTGCAGCGCCGTACTCCGCAATTGATTTTGCTGGACTGGATGTTGCCTGATCAGAGTGGTTTGCGCCTCTTGTCCAAGATACGCTCAGACCGTCAGTTCAATGAAATCCCTGTCATCATGCTGACCGCAAAAAGCATGGAAGAAGACAAGATTGCTGGTCTCGACCATGGTGCTGACGATTATGTGACCAAGCCTTTCTCGCCGCGTGAACTGACCGCCAGAATCAAGGCCCTGTTGCGTCGCAAGAGCCCTGAGCATGCACAGACCGCCCTGACGGCAGGCTCTGTAGTACTTGACCCTGTCAGCTGCACGGTCAAGATAGAAGACAATAAGGTCGATATTGGCCATGCTGAATACAAGCTGCTGAAATTCTTCATGGCCCATCCGGAACGCGTATTTTCACGCAGCCAGTTGCTTGACAAAGTCTGGGGCGACCATGTCGTCATCGAAGAGCGGACGGTAGATGTCCACGTACTGCGCCTGCGCAAAGTCTTGAAGAATGCCGAGTCACTGATCAAGACCGTGCGTAGCGTTGGCTACATGCTGTCTGAAAAATAA
- the metG gene encoding methionine--tRNA ligase, with amino-acid sequence MTRKLFVTTALPYANAPFHLGHIMEYIQADIWVRHQRMSGHEVHFVGADDAHGAPIMIAAEKANITPQEFVAKIAAGRKQYLDGFHIQFDNWHSTDGEENHQLSQDIYRKLKSAGFITSKTIEQFFDPVKNMFLPDRYIKGECPKCGAKDQYGDSCEVCSAVYAPTELKNPYSVLTGATPIMKSSEHFFFKLSDEKCVEFLRGWALQDNRLQSEVANKCKEWLEGEGGLGDWDISRDAPYFGIEIPDQPGKYFYVWLDAPVGYLASLKNYFGKTGRDYDAFMADPTTEQIHFIGKDITYFHTLFWPAMLKFSGYKTPDNVYAHGFVTVSGEKMSKSRGTGISPLRYLEIGMNPEWLRYYFAAKLNAKVEDLDMNPEDFVARVNSDLIGKYINIASRAAGFISKRFDGVVATDWATADDAFLNNLRNVAPEIQALFEAREYGKALRAAMEQADLVNAYVDSNKPWELAKKPENDAKLQEVCSRLLEAFRILTIFLKPVLPQLAAQVEAQLNIAPLQWADVAIPLPHHHKINPYTHLMQRVDLKIFDDLFDVPAPAATVASETTSVAASDIEPLAEEIKIDDFAKVDLRIAKIVNCEHVEGSDKLLRLTLDVGEGRTRNVFSGIKSAYQPEQLIGKFTVMVANLAPRKMKFGMSEGMVLAASAADEKANPGLYILEAWPGAQPGMRVR; translated from the coding sequence ATGACCCGTAAGCTGTTTGTTACCACTGCCCTGCCGTACGCTAATGCGCCCTTCCACCTTGGTCACATCATGGAATATATCCAGGCTGACATCTGGGTAAGGCATCAGCGAATGTCTGGTCACGAGGTACATTTCGTCGGCGCGGATGATGCACACGGTGCACCCATCATGATTGCAGCTGAAAAAGCCAATATCACTCCACAAGAATTTGTGGCGAAGATCGCTGCCGGACGCAAACAATACCTCGATGGCTTTCATATACAGTTTGACAACTGGCATTCAACTGATGGCGAAGAAAACCATCAGTTGTCGCAGGACATCTATCGCAAACTGAAATCTGCCGGTTTCATCACGAGCAAAACCATAGAACAGTTTTTTGACCCGGTCAAAAACATGTTCCTGCCTGACCGTTACATCAAGGGCGAATGCCCTAAATGTGGCGCCAAGGATCAATATGGCGATTCCTGCGAAGTCTGCAGTGCCGTGTATGCGCCGACAGAATTGAAGAATCCTTACTCTGTCCTGACCGGTGCCACACCGATCATGAAATCGTCAGAGCATTTCTTCTTCAAACTGTCGGATGAAAAATGCGTGGAATTCTTGCGTGGCTGGGCCTTGCAAGATAACCGCCTGCAGTCTGAAGTTGCGAACAAATGCAAGGAATGGCTAGAAGGCGAAGGCGGCCTCGGTGACTGGGACATCAGCCGGGATGCGCCTTATTTTGGGATCGAGATTCCTGATCAACCGGGCAAGTATTTCTATGTCTGGCTGGATGCGCCTGTGGGTTATCTGGCTTCGCTGAAAAATTACTTCGGCAAGACAGGTCGTGATTACGATGCTTTTATGGCTGACCCGACGACTGAGCAAATCCATTTCATCGGCAAGGACATCACTTATTTCCATACCTTGTTCTGGCCAGCGATGCTGAAGTTCTCTGGTTATAAGACACCGGACAATGTGTATGCCCATGGTTTTGTGACTGTCTCTGGCGAAAAAATGTCGAAGTCACGCGGTACGGGCATTTCACCACTGCGCTATCTGGAAATCGGCATGAACCCGGAATGGCTGCGTTATTACTTCGCCGCCAAACTGAATGCCAAGGTAGAAGACCTGGACATGAATCCGGAAGACTTCGTTGCGCGTGTCAATTCTGACCTGATCGGCAAATACATCAACATCGCCAGCCGCGCTGCCGGTTTTATCAGCAAGCGTTTTGATGGCGTAGTGGCGACTGACTGGGCGACGGCAGATGATGCCTTCCTCAATAATCTGCGCAATGTCGCGCCAGAAATCCAGGCCTTGTTTGAAGCACGTGAATACGGCAAAGCCCTACGTGCCGCGATGGAACAGGCAGATCTGGTGAATGCCTATGTCGACTCCAACAAACCGTGGGAACTGGCGAAAAAACCAGAGAACGACGCCAAGCTGCAGGAAGTATGCAGCCGCTTGCTGGAAGCTTTCCGCATTCTGACCATCTTCCTGAAACCCGTCTTGCCACAACTGGCAGCACAGGTAGAAGCACAATTGAATATCGCCCCTTTGCAATGGGCAGATGTTGCGATACCATTGCCGCATCATCACAAGATCAATCCTTATACGCACTTGATGCAAAGGGTGGATTTGAAGATATTTGACGACTTGTTTGATGTACCTGCACCGGCAGCTACTGTTGCTTCTGAAACGACATCAGTTGCTGCTTCAGATATCGAACCACTGGCAGAAGAAATCAAGATCGATGACTTTGCCAAAGTCGATCTGCGCATTGCCAAAATCGTCAATTGCGAACATGTAGAGGGTTCAGACAAACTCTTGCGCCTGACGCTGGATGTGGGCGAAGGACGTACCCGCAATGTATTCTCAGGCATCAAGTCTGCCTACCAGCCAGAACAGCTGATAGGCAAATTCACTGTCATGGTGGCTAACCTGGCACCACGCAAGATGAAATTTGGCATGTCAGAAGGCATGGTATTGGCTGCATCGGCCGCAGATGAAAAAGCCAATCCAGGTTTGTACATACTGGAAGCCTGGCCTGGTGCGCAACCTGGTATGCGTGTGCGTTAA
- a CDS encoding site-2 protease family protein, protein MMKLLFLLFSGVKFGKLLTTGGTMIVSVALYAWIFGWWYAVGFVLLMFVHELGHFFAARQRGLRAGLPTFIPFLGAWTEIKDQPHDAETEAYIGLGGPLAGTVASILCYFLARNYDSDLLMAVAYSGFFLNLFNMIPLSPFDGGRITAVLTPRIWFVGVPVLLALFYYRPSPMLIIIGLLAWPQLWRAWKYDPQAEENKAYYNMSGEVRFTYAAYYLILLGFLAVMTNDVHELVQAARQVKGI, encoded by the coding sequence ATGATGAAGCTGCTGTTTCTGCTGTTTTCCGGCGTCAAGTTTGGCAAGTTGCTGACCACTGGCGGCACCATGATTGTTTCTGTCGCCCTTTACGCCTGGATATTTGGCTGGTGGTATGCGGTGGGGTTTGTCTTGCTCATGTTTGTGCATGAGTTGGGGCATTTTTTTGCTGCTCGTCAGCGTGGCTTGCGTGCGGGTTTGCCTACTTTTATCCCTTTTCTGGGAGCGTGGACTGAGATAAAGGATCAGCCTCACGACGCCGAGACCGAAGCATATATAGGCTTGGGCGGCCCTTTGGCAGGCACGGTTGCTTCGATTCTTTGCTATTTTCTCGCCCGCAATTACGATAGCGACTTATTGATGGCGGTAGCGTATTCGGGCTTCTTTTTGAATCTGTTCAATATGATACCGCTGTCGCCTTTTGACGGTGGCCGCATCACTGCCGTGCTGACGCCGCGCATCTGGTTTGTCGGCGTACCCGTCTTGCTGGCTTTGTTCTATTATCGCCCCAGCCCCATGCTGATCATCATTGGTTTATTGGCCTGGCCACAATTGTGGCGTGCCTGGAAATATGATCCTCAGGCGGAAGAGAACAAGGCTTACTACAATATGTCTGGTGAGGTGCGTTTCACCTATGCGGCTTATTATCTGATCTTGCTGGGCTTTCTGGCGGTAATGACGAATGATGTGCACGAGTTGGTGCAGGCGGCACGTCAGGTCAAAGGGATTTAG
- the gudD gene encoding glucarate dehydratase, producing the protein MPNPSRTPVLVNLQVIPVAGHDSMLLNLSGAHGPFFTRNIVILSDSLGNTGVGEVPGGEAIRQTILDARDLLMGRGIGDYQGILNRVRDAFAHRDSGGRGKQTFDLRIAVHAVTALESALLDLLGKFLDVPVAALLGEGQQRSAVKMLGYLFFVGDRRLTELPYISNRDADDDWLRLRHEAAMTPQAIVKLAEAAYKRYGFNDFKLKGGVLRGEDEMEAVTALAERFPQARITIDPNGGWLLQDAIRLCRDKADVLAYAEDPCGEEGSFSGREVMAEFKRATGLSTATNMIATDWRELDHAVRLQAVDIPLADPHFWTMRGAVRVAQLCQQWGLTWGSHSNNHFDISLAMFTHVAAAAPGDITPIDTHWIWQDGQRLGKQPLQIIDGMVQVPQTPGLGVELDMAEVERAHRLYRSMGLGARDDAVAMQYLIPGWKFDRKRPCMLR; encoded by the coding sequence ATGCCTAATCCATCACGTACGCCTGTCCTCGTCAATTTACAAGTCATCCCGGTTGCCGGGCATGACAGCATGTTGCTTAATCTCAGTGGTGCACACGGCCCATTTTTTACCCGCAATATTGTGATACTCAGCGATAGTCTGGGTAATACCGGTGTTGGTGAGGTGCCAGGTGGCGAAGCGATACGGCAGACCATACTTGATGCGCGTGATTTGCTGATGGGTAGAGGTATCGGTGATTATCAAGGTATATTGAACCGGGTGCGGGATGCTTTTGCACACCGGGATAGTGGCGGGCGCGGCAAGCAGACTTTTGATTTGCGCATCGCCGTGCATGCTGTCACAGCACTTGAATCTGCCTTGCTGGATTTGCTGGGCAAGTTCCTGGATGTACCAGTCGCTGCGCTGCTCGGCGAAGGGCAACAGCGTAGTGCTGTAAAAATGCTGGGCTACCTGTTTTTTGTCGGTGACCGCAGACTCACTGAACTTCCCTACATCAGCAACCGCGATGCCGACGATGACTGGCTGCGCTTGCGCCATGAAGCAGCCATGACCCCGCAAGCGATTGTGAAGCTGGCCGAAGCTGCCTATAAACGTTATGGCTTTAACGATTTCAAACTCAAGGGTGGTGTTTTGCGTGGTGAAGATGAAATGGAAGCCGTTACTGCGCTGGCCGAACGATTTCCACAAGCGCGCATTACGATTGACCCCAATGGCGGCTGGTTACTCCAAGATGCCATACGCCTGTGTCGCGACAAGGCAGATGTACTGGCTTATGCAGAAGACCCTTGTGGCGAAGAAGGCAGTTTCTCTGGCCGTGAAGTCATGGCTGAATTCAAGCGGGCAACAGGTTTGTCAACTGCCACCAATATGATCGCCACTGACTGGCGCGAACTTGATCATGCAGTGCGTTTGCAGGCAGTGGATATCCCTTTGGCTGATCCACATTTCTGGACTATGCGCGGGGCCGTCAGGGTTGCTCAGTTATGCCAGCAATGGGGGCTGACCTGGGGCTCGCATTCCAATAATCATTTCGATATTTCGCTCGCGATGTTTACGCATGTGGCCGCTGCAGCACCTGGTGACATCACGCCAATTGATACTCACTGGATATGGCAAGATGGCCAGCGCCTGGGCAAGCAGCCTTTGCAAATCATTGATGGCATGGTGCAGGTACCGCAAACGCCAGGCCTGGGTGTAGAGCTGGACATGGCCGAAGTGGAGCGTGCGCATCGCCTGTATCGCAGCATGGGCCTGGGTGCGCGTGACGATGCAGTGGCAATGCAGTACCTGATACCCGGCTGGAAGTTTGACCGTAAAAGACCTTGCATGTTGCGTTAA
- a CDS encoding serine hydrolase domain-containing protein, producing the protein MMALVLCAMSAQATASLSDTEIRAILKQRIDQEKMAASIVIGIIDDNGSRVISHGYASLEDRKLANADTVFEIGSITKVFTSLVLMDMNTKGELSLNDPVAKYLPKSVTVPGRAGKQISLRDLSTHVSGLPRMPGNFAPKDPANPYPDYTQDLLYQFLSTYQLPRDIGSKMEYSNLGIGLLGHVLSLRAGVDYEPLVKSRILLPLKMQDTGISLTADMKKHLATPYIVTEEGASEATLTATSNWDLGIFNGAGGLRSSMTDMLKFLAANMGKQESPVQAIVDKMQEPLDFQAFGKPVRLAWGGGNKYGSEIISHAGATGGYRSYIGFDRKAGKGVVVLSNATTDVDDIGSKIINGEYRLRQLKMPLSFVQAIEKAGYDQAFAVYQDLKARDADFYLREEVLNEWAYAKMKTGKPQSVVELFKLGVYLYPKSANTYDSLAEAYETAGMNELAKSNYQKSLELNPQNQNAIQRLQVLANGTKGAFRV; encoded by the coding sequence ATGATGGCACTCGTACTTTGCGCTATGAGTGCGCAGGCAACTGCCTCACTGAGCGATACGGAAATTCGGGCTATCCTCAAGCAACGTATCGATCAGGAAAAAATGGCCGCCAGTATTGTTATCGGCATCATCGATGATAATGGCAGCCGTGTCATCAGCCATGGCTATGCCAGCTTGGAAGACCGTAAATTGGCAAATGCCGACACTGTGTTTGAAATCGGTTCGATTACCAAAGTATTTACGAGTCTGGTCTTGATGGATATGAATACAAAAGGCGAGCTTAGCTTGAATGATCCGGTGGCAAAATACCTGCCAAAATCAGTGACAGTACCTGGCCGTGCTGGCAAGCAGATCAGCCTGCGTGACCTCTCTACCCATGTGTCTGGCTTACCCAGGATGCCAGGTAATTTTGCCCCCAAAGACCCCGCGAATCCTTACCCCGACTATACCCAGGATTTGTTATACCAATTTTTGTCCACTTATCAGTTGCCCCGCGACATAGGTTCAAAAATGGAGTATTCAAACCTTGGGATAGGTTTGCTTGGCCATGTGCTGAGCTTGAGAGCGGGTGTGGATTATGAGCCACTGGTAAAAAGTCGTATTCTCTTACCTTTGAAAATGCAGGACACAGGTATTAGTCTTACCGCCGACATGAAGAAACACCTGGCTACCCCCTACATCGTGACTGAGGAGGGCGCGAGCGAAGCAACATTGACAGCTACTTCCAACTGGGACCTGGGAATATTTAACGGAGCAGGTGGCTTGCGCTCATCCATGACTGATATGCTCAAATTCCTCGCTGCAAATATGGGGAAACAAGAGAGTCCTGTGCAAGCCATCGTCGATAAAATGCAGGAGCCTTTAGATTTCCAAGCGTTTGGCAAGCCAGTCAGGTTAGCCTGGGGTGGCGGTAATAAATATGGGAGTGAAATTATTTCTCATGCTGGCGCTACTGGTGGTTACCGCAGCTATATCGGGTTTGACAGAAAAGCTGGCAAAGGCGTAGTTGTGCTATCTAATGCTACGACAGATGTAGACGACATAGGTAGCAAGATTATCAATGGCGAGTACCGTTTGCGGCAATTGAAAATGCCACTCAGTTTTGTGCAAGCAATAGAGAAAGCGGGTTACGACCAGGCGTTTGCTGTCTATCAGGATTTAAAAGCGAGAGATGCAGACTTCTATTTGCGCGAAGAAGTCTTGAACGAATGGGCTTACGCCAAAATGAAAACCGGGAAGCCACAATCGGTTGTGGAATTATTTAAACTAGGTGTTTACCTGTATCCCAAAAGTGCCAATACTTACGATAGCCTGGCAGAAGCCTATGAAACAGCAGGCATGAATGAACTTGCAAAGAGCAATTACCAAAAATCCCTGGAGCTTAATCCGCAAAATCAGAATGCCATCCAGCGCTTGCAAGTGTTGGCAAATGGCACTAAGGGGGCTTTTAGAGTATAG
- a CDS encoding aminopeptidase P family protein has translation MNSPVSPSAITSPIPARLVQLRAAMREQGLDAYIVPSSDPHLSEYLPDRWQGRSYFSGFTGSVGTLIVTADFAGLWVDSRYWSSAETELAPTGIKMMKIASAAATLYIDWLASNLQPGQTVGVDGAVLGLATARALEHALQSKGITFNTSHDLLNKVWDERPSLPQAAIYEHVAPYAVVARADKLAMLREQMRSKNADWHFISTVDDLAWIFNLRGADVSYNPVFVGHALISQTEAKLFVSAGKVPAELAVVLAKDGVSLADYGEAASALAALPADSSIMIDPRRITYGFRQGIPATVNVIEAINPSVFAKSRKTAEEAQFVREAMEQDGAALCEFFTWLEGALGKQRITELTIDEEICAARARQPHFISPSFNTIAGFNANGAMPHYRATKESHSVIEGDGLLLIDSGGQYLNGTTDITRVVPVGQVSEAQKRDFTLVLKGMINLSQMRYPRGTLSPMLDTVARAPIWADGVNYGHGTGHGVGYFLNVHEGPQNISPAIAEAHMAMEPGMITSNEPGIYRPGKWGVRIENLLLNVPAMQTEFGEYLEFETLTLCPIDTRCITVSLLREDEIKWLNDYHATVLQRLSPRVSGAALEWLKARTQPLLRPAS, from the coding sequence ATGAACAGCCCTGTTAGCCCGTCTGCCATTACCTCCCCCATCCCTGCCCGTCTGGTGCAATTGCGCGCCGCCATGCGGGAGCAAGGGCTGGATGCCTATATCGTGCCGTCCTCCGACCCGCATCTGTCAGAGTATTTGCCTGACCGCTGGCAAGGACGCAGCTATTTCTCTGGCTTTACCGGCTCGGTAGGTACGCTGATCGTTACGGCAGATTTTGCAGGTTTGTGGGTAGACAGCCGCTACTGGAGTTCAGCAGAAACAGAGCTGGCACCAACTGGTATCAAGATGATGAAGATTGCCTCAGCCGCAGCCACCCTGTATATAGACTGGCTGGCCAGCAACCTTCAGCCTGGGCAAACAGTGGGCGTCGATGGTGCGGTATTGGGGCTGGCGACTGCCAGGGCGCTGGAACATGCTTTGCAAAGCAAGGGCATTACATTCAATACCAGCCATGATCTTTTGAATAAAGTGTGGGACGAGCGCCCCAGCCTGCCACAGGCTGCGATCTATGAACATGTAGCACCATATGCGGTAGTCGCCCGCGCCGACAAGCTGGCGATGTTACGCGAACAGATGCGCAGCAAAAACGCTGACTGGCACTTCATTTCTACGGTTGATGACCTGGCCTGGATTTTCAATTTGCGTGGCGCTGATGTCAGTTATAACCCGGTCTTTGTTGGTCATGCGCTCATTAGCCAGACTGAGGCGAAATTGTTCGTCTCGGCAGGCAAAGTTCCGGCAGAATTGGCTGTGGTACTGGCCAAAGATGGCGTCAGTCTGGCAGACTACGGCGAAGCTGCCTCTGCACTGGCGGCTCTGCCAGCAGACAGCAGCATCATGATAGACCCGCGCAGGATCACTTATGGCTTCCGTCAGGGTATACCAGCAACTGTCAACGTTATCGAAGCCATCAACCCATCGGTATTTGCCAAATCCCGCAAGACTGCGGAAGAAGCGCAATTTGTGCGTGAAGCAATGGAACAGGATGGTGCGGCGCTGTGTGAATTCTTCACCTGGCTGGAAGGTGCATTAGGCAAGCAGCGCATCACTGAACTGACCATTGATGAAGAGATCTGCGCTGCCCGTGCACGCCAGCCTCATTTTATTTCACCCAGTTTTAATACCATCGCCGGCTTCAATGCCAACGGTGCCATGCCGCATTATCGCGCCACCAAGGAATCACATTCCGTCATCGAAGGTGATGGCCTGCTGCTCATCGACTCGGGTGGACAATACCTGAACGGCACGACAGACATCACCCGCGTCGTTCCTGTGGGCCAGGTATCAGAAGCGCAAAAGCGTGACTTCACCCTGGTCTTGAAGGGTATGATCAACCTCTCGCAAATGCGTTACCCGCGTGGCACCCTGTCACCCATGCTTGACACTGTAGCCCGCGCCCCTATCTGGGCTGACGGCGTCAACTACGGTCACGGCACTGGCCATGGCGTAGGTTATTTCCTGAATGTGCATGAAGGTCCGCAGAACATTTCTCCTGCGATAGCAGAGGCACATATGGCGATGGAACCTGGCATGATTACCTCCAATGAGCCTGGCATTTACCGCCCTGGCAAATGGGGTGTACGCATAGAAAACCTGCTATTGAACGTGCCAGCCATGCAAACCGAATTTGGTGAATACCTGGAATTTGAAACACTGACGCTCTGCCCCATAGATACACGCTGCATCACGGTAAGCTTATTGCGCGAAGACGAAATCAAATGGCTCAATGATTACCATGCGACAGTCTTGCAGCGCCTGTCACCACGCGTCAGCGGTGCAGCGCTGGAATGGTTGAAGGCAAGAACCCAGCCTTTGTTGCGCCCAGCCAGTTGA
- the phoR gene encoding phosphate regulon sensor histidine kinase PhoR has protein sequence MSPRLIFWISAFVRIALVLMGAASAMYIWGPVTGLVLGLIGMVTLFCVQLFYLQRLADWLDNPNSSRLPDGWGAWTDIFSRLYKLRRDDEKNQAELAEWLARFRQAMTLLPDGVVIMDDVLFLEWCNPAAESHLGLSHAQDKGMRVTNLVRSPEFMDYIILGRYETPLTLSFRDRKLIAHIIPFENRRQILVTHDVTESERIDMMRRDFIANASHELRTPLTVINGFLEIASMQDDLDNHTRNMHLKLMTEQGERMQRLVEDMLTLTRLESVDYPPRPERISMQGLLEQIMQEAHALSAGKHKITLECTGPDIRGSNDEIRSALTNLVTNAIRYTPENGNIKISWIDTPNGPKFAVQDDGIGISAEHISRLTERFYRVDKSRSRETQGTGLGLAIVKHVLLRHKANLLIESTPDVGSKFCVQFPGSAITA, from the coding sequence ATGTCTCCACGCCTTATTTTCTGGATTTCTGCATTTGTACGCATCGCCCTGGTTCTCATGGGAGCCGCATCCGCTATGTATATATGGGGTCCGGTAACAGGTTTGGTGTTAGGCTTGATCGGTATGGTGACCCTGTTTTGCGTACAGCTATTTTATTTGCAGCGCCTGGCAGACTGGCTGGATAACCCGAATAGTTCACGCCTGCCGGATGGCTGGGGTGCCTGGACTGATATTTTTTCACGCCTGTATAAATTGCGCCGTGATGATGAAAAGAACCAGGCAGAACTGGCAGAATGGCTGGCACGTTTTCGCCAGGCCATGACCTTGCTGCCAGATGGCGTGGTCATCATGGATGACGTGCTGTTTCTGGAATGGTGCAACCCAGCAGCAGAAAGCCACCTGGGCCTGAGCCACGCACAGGACAAGGGCATGCGGGTTACCAACCTGGTACGCAGCCCTGAGTTCATGGATTATATTATCCTCGGACGCTACGAAACACCGCTGACGCTGTCATTCCGTGACCGCAAGCTGATTGCCCACATCATCCCGTTTGAAAACCGTCGCCAGATCCTGGTGACCCATGATGTGACTGAATCAGAGCGCATAGACATGATGCGGCGCGACTTTATCGCCAATGCCTCGCATGAATTGCGTACTCCATTGACGGTCATTAATGGTTTTCTGGAGATCGCTTCCATGCAGGACGACCTCGATAACCACACCCGCAATATGCATCTGAAACTGATGACAGAGCAGGGCGAACGCATGCAGCGTTTGGTAGAAGACATGCTGACACTGACGCGACTGGAATCGGTGGATTATCCACCTCGCCCTGAACGCATCAGCATGCAAGGCTTGCTGGAGCAAATCATGCAGGAAGCGCATGCTCTGTCTGCTGGCAAGCACAAAATCACGCTGGAATGCACAGGCCCGGATATCCGCGGCAGCAATGATGAAATCCGTAGTGCCCTGACCAATCTGGTAACGAATGCAATCCGCTATACACCCGAGAATGGCAACATCAAGATCAGTTGGATAGATACTCCAAATGGCCCCAAATTTGCAGTGCAGGATGATGGCATAGGTATCAGCGCAGAACATATCTCGCGCCTGACAGAACGTTTTTACCGCGTCGATAAAAGCCGTTCCCGCGAAACCCAGGGAACTGGTCTGGGCCTGGCGATTGTCAAGCATGTGCTGCTCAGGCACAAGGCGAATTTGTTGATTGAATCTACGCCGGACGTAGGTAGTAAATTCTGCGTGCAGTTTCCGGGTTCGGCAATCACTGCTTAA
- a CDS encoding GNAT family N-acetyltransferase — MNIVVREAAIEDAQLIAHLTRTCWTDKVAATSSGHHESSERVCNDLMQGGGFVLLLDDEPVGSVRWLPLDTENNCWEMLRMGILPAFRGEALSQHLLEAVIHAAQTSGIEELRLGVRSDQPRLLDLYAAFEFELAPELEYSHANPNEPAPHVMRRFLRN; from the coding sequence ATGAATATTGTTGTCCGTGAAGCTGCCATAGAAGATGCGCAACTCATCGCGCATCTGACCCGCACATGCTGGACTGACAAGGTGGCTGCTACCTCCAGCGGCCATCATGAAAGCAGTGAGCGCGTCTGCAATGACTTGATGCAGGGTGGCGGTTTTGTATTATTGCTCGATGATGAACCGGTAGGCTCGGTGCGCTGGCTACCGCTGGATACAGAAAATAATTGCTGGGAAATGCTGCGCATGGGCATTTTGCCTGCTTTTCGGGGTGAAGCCCTGTCCCAGCATTTACTCGAAGCCGTCATTCATGCGGCACAGACATCTGGCATAGAAGAATTACGCCTCGGTGTACGCAGTGACCAGCCCCGTTTGCTGGACTTGTATGCCGCATTCGAGTTTGAACTCGCGCCCGAGCTTGAATATTCCCACGCCAATCCAAATGAGCCAGCTCCGCATGTCATGCGGCGATTCTTGAGAAATTAA